Proteins from one Cryptomeria japonica chromosome 4, Sugi_1.0, whole genome shotgun sequence genomic window:
- the LOC131038828 gene encoding flavonoid 3'-monooxygenase CYP75B137-like, with the protein MDTSKLFSFFWSFSVSVTLPLIIALLTCVYFFSGRKAKPKLPPGPRGLPVLGSLLDLGSNPHQSLHALSKRYGGLMYLKLGTTPVIIASSQEAATAILKTFDSDFSNRPQSGSAAADILLYNRSDITWSPHWPFLRKLCIFHLLTPKCLDKWQESREEEMAPLLDSIFKQRSNSVNVGDFVNVFTCNVIGQMTLRMKLFDENNAEAEHFRELMEGSLTAAARFRIGDFVPFLERIGLGGSLDEMKSLHKRFDEFMVRKIEEKRRIPLPPDDDDKKDFLQILHLLKYNSAGDGQQLSESNIKGILVDMISAGTDTATRTVEWAMSELIRYPHLMNKVRDEVDACVGMDERVTESHLPQLKYLQAVVTETLRLHPPTPLMLPHASPDSSRVIMGHFIPPNSHVMVNVWAVARDPNSWERPLEFDPDRFVDNPVNLDGRDFRIIPFGAGRRMCPGYNLGLRMIQFALASFVHAFDWSLPPGEEPQDLDMNEKYGLSIHRNVPLNLFATPRLPTHLYNSQQKAGHM; encoded by the exons ATGGATACTTCTAAGCTTTTTTCGTTCTTCTGGTCATTCTCAGTTTCAGTAACGCTTCCACTCATTATTGCACTGCTAACTTGTGTCTATTTCTTCAGTGGACGAAAGGCAAAGCCAAAGCTGCCGCCGGGGCCACGAGGGCTACCTGTTTTGGGTAGTCTGCTGGACCTCGGTTCGAATCCCCACCAGTCTCTTCACGCTCTTTCCAAGCGCTATGGTGGCCTCATGTATCTCAAACTGGGCACCACCCCCGTTATTATTGCTTCCTCCCAGGAGGCCGCAACTGCCATTCTCAAGACATTTGATTCCGATTTCTCTAACAGACCTCAGAGCGGATCAGCGGCAGCGGATATTCTCTTGTACAATAGAAGCGACATCACCTGGTCTCCTCACTGGCCTTTTCTGAGAAAGCTCTGCATTTTCCACCTCTTGACCCCCAAATGTTTGGATAAGTGGCAGGAATCCCGAGAAGAGGAAATGGCTCCGTTGCTCGACTCCATTTTTAAACAGAGATCGAATTCTGTAAATGTGGGAGATTTTGTTAATGTCTTTACTTGTAATGTTATTGGACAGATGACGCTCAGGATGAAACTCTTTGACGAGAACAACGCGGAGGCCGAACATTTCAGAGAACTAATGGAGGGTTCCTTGACTGCGGCCGCTCGTTTTAGGATTGGGGATTTCGTTCCTTTCTTAGAGCGGATTGGCTTGGGCGGTTCTCTTGATGAAATGAAGAGCCTGCACAAGCGTTTTGATGAATTTATGGTGAGGAAGATTGAAGAAAAGAGGCGTATTCCTCTGCCCCCTGACGACGATGATAAAAAGGACTTTCTACAGATTCTCCATCTGCTCAAATATAATTCAGCAGGAGATGGGCAACAGCTTTCCGAATCTAATATCAAAGGAATTTTAGTG GACATGATTTCGGCAGGAACGGACACTGCTACCCGAACGGTAGAATGGGCGATGTCCGAGCTGATCCGCTATCCCCATCTCATGAACAAAGTCAGAGACGAAGTGGACGCATGCGTGGGAATGGATGAGAGAGTAACAGAATCTCATCTTCCTCAGCTTAAGTATTTACAAGCGGTTGTGACAGAAACTCTTCGACTGCATCCTCCAACTCCACTTATGCTTCCTCACGCATCTCCAGACAGTTCAAGGGTGATAATGGGGCATTTCATTCCCCCCAATTCACATGTCATGGTGAATGTGTGGGCCGTAGCAAGAGATCCAAACTCATGGGAGAGGCCATTAGAATTTGACCCAGATCGGTTTGTGGACAATCCCGTTAATCTGGATGGACGAGATTTTCGAATAATACCGTTCGGCGCAGGGCGAAGAATGTGCCCGGGCTATAATCTGGGGCTTCGTATGATTCAATTTGCGCTTGCAAGCTTTGTTCATGCATTTGATTGGTCACTTCCACCTGGTGAAGAACCCCAAGATTTGGACATGAATGAGAAATATGGACTCTCAATTCACAGGAATGTTCCTCTCAATCTTTTCGCGACTCCTCGTCTGCCGACCCATCTCTATAACAGTCAACAAAAAGCGGGTCACATGTAA